A genomic segment from Spinacia oleracea cultivar Varoflay chromosome 3, BTI_SOV_V1, whole genome shotgun sequence encodes:
- the LOC130469344 gene encoding ankyrin repeat-containing protein NPR4-like, with amino-acid sequence MELIRQKYPMPRSLYGMSEAATKENVNILLVIAVLLATITFAAGFTVPGGFDEQNGDPVLIRQAAFKVFIISDTYAMCCSMLALFSLIWVMTGRTSESLKLIDLSVFVLQQLFYGTTLAFMTSVYVAISIKALWTFILVCVLCSCLIICSLKPLNLRLSRIFPLIPGCLHTVATKCAWLPCIPCIWLAWLSGCCDCWDKNY; translated from the coding sequence ATGGAACTCATCAGACAAAAGTATCCAATGCCTCGAAGCTTATATGGAATGTCAGAAGCAGCAACGAAGGAAAACGTGAACATCCTATTAGTGATTGCTGTACTCCTTGCTACTATCACATTTGCTGCAGGTTTCACGGTTCCAGGAGGATTTGATGAACAAAATGGTGATCCAGTTCTCATAAGACAAGCAGCATTTAAGGTGTTCATAATTTCAGATACATACGCAATGTGCTGTTCAATGCTAGCGTTGTTCTCCCTAATCTGGGTTATGACAGGAAGAACTTCAGAGTCACTCAAACTTATTGACCTGAGCGTCTTTGTTCTGCAACAATTGTTTTATGGAACAACTCTAGCTTTTATGACAAGTGTTTATGTGGCAATATCCATCAAGGCATTATGGACTTTTATCCTTGTATGTGTGCTCTGCTCTTGTTTAATCATTTGTTCTTTAAAGCCATTGAATTTACGTCTTTCTAGGATATTTCCTCTTATTCCTGGTTGCCTTCATACTGTTGCCACAAAATGTGCTTGGCTTCCTTGTATCCCTTGTATATGGTTGGCTTGGCTTTCAGGTTGCTGCGATTGTTGGGATAAGAATTATTGA
- the LOC110796664 gene encoding peroxidase 5-like translates to MTLKMPPHSSIFLVQLLAISCLSAQIEAQLKVGFYNQSCKSAERIVNEEVSKGFMTDKGVAPGLVRLHFHDCFVRGCDGSVLIDSTSSNTAEKDSPANNPSLRGFEIIDNAKTRLETECKGVVSCADILAFAARDSVAITGGPTYDVPGGRRDGRVSLASEVLRDIPAPSLNVDQLTQSFANKKLTQEEMVTLSGAHTIGRTHCTSINNRLYNFNRTNGGDPTLDSKYAGQLQQQCPQGSTDSSLVVPMNPNSPLVTDVGYYQDILANRGLFTSDQTLLTNNNTASEVNQNAGSQLLWMRKFAAAMVKMGQIDVVTGTTGEIRINCRVIN, encoded by the exons ATGACCCTAAAGATGCCCCCTCACTCTTCTATCTTTCTTGTTCAACTTTTGGCTATTTCTTGTCTGAGTGCTCAGATAGAAGCGCAACTTAAAGTTGGGTTTTATAACCAATCATGTAAATCAGCTGAACGCATTGTGAATGAAGAAGTTTCTAAAGGGTTTATGACAGACAAAGGGGTTGCCCCCGGTCTTGTCAGACTGCACTTTCATGACTGCTTCGTCAGA GGTTGTGATGGATCCGTTCTAATCGACTCCACTTCCTCGAACACAGCTGAGAAGGATTCACCAGCAAACAATCCCAGCCTTCGTGGGTTTGAAATCATTGACAACGCAAAGACTAGACTTGAAACTGAATGCAAAGGGGTTGTATCATGTGCAGACATTTTGGCTTTCGCAGCCAGAGACAGTGTAGCAATT ACGGGCGGGCCAACGTATGATGTTCCGGGTGGAAGAAGGGACGGCAGAGTCTCTTTAGCTTCAGAGGTGCTACGAGACATCCCTGCACCCTCGCTGAATGTTGATCAACTTACACAGAGCTTCGCGAATAAAAAGCTGACACAGGAAGAAATGGTCACCCTATCAG GAGCTCACACAATTGGCCGGACTCATTGCACATCCATCAACAACAGGCTATACAACTTCAACAGAACAAACGGGGGAGATCCCACTCTGGATTCAAAATATGCAGGACAACTGCAGCAACAGTGCCCGCAAGGAAGCACAGATTCTAGCCTGGTCGTTCCAATGAACCCTAATAGCCCGTTAGTCACAGACGTAGGCTACTACCAGGACATCCTAGCCAACCGTGGCCTGTTCACATCTGATCAGACTCTCTTGACGAACAACAACACAGCTAGTGAGGTGAATCAGAATGCAGGAAGTCAGTTATTATGGATGAGAAAATTTGCAGCAGCAATGGTTAAAATGGGTCAGATTGATGTTGTTACTGGCACTACCGGGGAAATCCGGATAAACTGTAGGGTAATCAATTAG
- the LOC110797644 gene encoding nascent polypeptide-associated complex subunit alpha-like protein 2, giving the protein MTVPVVEEEQIPIPVEEEKEEVVVEDVKEDDHDDDDDENDDEDDDDEDDTILASADGLRQSRSEKKSRKAMLKLGLKPVTGVTRVTIKRAKNILFFISKPDVFKSPNSETYVIFGEAKIEDLSSQLQTQAAQQFRLPDMSSMMAKSEASVATAAAQEEEEEVDETGVEPRDIDLVMTQAGVSRGKAVNALKAHDGDIVGAIMELTA; this is encoded by the exons ATGACTGTCCCCGTCGTTGAAGAAGAACAGATTCCTATCCCCGTTGAAGAAGAG AAGGAGGAAGTTGTTGTTGAAGACGTTAAGGAGGATGACCATGACGATGACGACGATGAGAATGACGACGAAGATGACGATGACGAGGATGACACTATTCTAG CTTCAGCTGATGGTTTAAGGCAGAGCAGGAGTGAGAAGAAGAGTCGCAAAGCAATGTTGAAACTGGGATTGAAACCCGTCACAGGTGTAACCCGCGTCACCATAAAGAGAGCAAAAAAC ATATTGTTTTTCATTTCAAAGCCTGATGTTTTCAAGAGCCCAAACTCGGAGACCTATGTCATATTTGGAGAGGCCAAGATCGAAGACTTGAGCTCTCAGCTGCAGACCCAAGCTGCCCAGCAGTTCAGACTCCCTGACATGTCATCCATGATGGCCAAGTCAGAAGCTTCTGTTGCCACTGCTGCTGCacaagaggaggaagaagaggtCGATGAGACAGGGGTTGAACCTCGTGACATTGATTTGGTTATGACACAAGCTGGGGTTTCAAGGGGCAAAGCTGTCAACGCACTCAAGGCTCATGATGGTGACATTGTTGGTGCTATTATGGAGCTCACTGCTTAG
- the LOC110797101 gene encoding uncharacterized protein: protein MKVRVLMECSADFTIKSSHAISPWDLIQSQDNFANKMRDETDIAMNGMMKKELYKASITGDVQFLSRHDDIYLLSRSMEGNNILHTAISPKSTQPIEFIKKILQRIPILLCQTNANGDTPLHFAARARTSAAHELTISCKNTFQRVLDMGASFLYSTPPWRVRNSEGNTPLHEALRAGNSTCARFLIELDDEVASFVNNYKETPLHVYARYLQIPGPLWGNQISERPLPQFCNRNAERISTQLSELDLLLEANISAAFLRDMEGLTSPLHLEQLSVTIILKTP from the exons ATGAAGGTGAGAGTTCTTATGGAATGTTCTGCAGACTTCACTATCAAAAGCAGCCATGCCATCTCGCCATGGGATTTAATCCAATCACAGGATAATTTCGCTAACAAAATG AGGGATGAGACAGACATAGCCATGAATGGAATGATGAAAAAGGAATTATATAAGGCATCCATAACCGGGGATGTGCAATTTCTTTCTCGACATGATGACATCTATCTACTCTCACGTTCCATGGAAGGAAATAATATTCTTCATACAGCAATTAGTCCAAAATCAACTCAACCAATAgagtttattaaaaaaattcttcAAAGAATTCCCATCCTTCTTTGTCAGACAAATGCTAATGGTGATACGCCACTCCATTTTGCGGCGAGGGCTAGGACTTCAGCTGCACATGAATTGACAATATCCTGCAAGAATACCTTCCAAAGGGTCTTAGACATGGGTGCTTCATTTCTTTATAGTACTCCACCGTGGAGAGTAAGGAATTCAGAAGGCAACACACCCCTCCATGAAGCACTGCGTGCCGGAAATTCTACTTGTGCTCGGTTTTTGATAGAGCTTGATGATGAGGTGGCGTCCTTTGTCAACAATTATAAGGAGACTCCTTTGCATGTCTATGCAAGATATCTGCAAATACCTGGACCCCTCT GGGGAAATCAGATAAGTGAAAGGCCATTACCTCAATTCTGCAACCGGAATGCTGAAAGGATATCAACACAACTCAGTGAGCTAGATTTGCTACTTGAAGCAAACATTTCAGCTGCCTTCTTGAGGGATATGGAAGGTCTCACCTCACCCCTTCACTTAGAGCAGCTCAGTGTAACTATAATATTGAAAACACCATAA
- the LOC110797110 gene encoding ankyrin repeat-containing protein At5g02620-like, with amino-acid sequence MEDDITMSLELYAAAVNGDMSIFPNQGSGEEATSGTSRSNQVDIYFLTVTLEERNTILHVAARTGHNLSFIAEALKRFPILISQTNSKGETALHVSARQGNKEITKLLVTFYRDAEAAAAGQNGSMPLWRVKNSEGDTPLHTAIKRGKIQVALFLISVDNSLAISVNNSRETPLHLAAKICSRIGGNLVFF; translated from the coding sequence ATGGAGGACGACATAACAATGTCCTTGGAGCTTTATGCAGCGGCTGTGAATGGGGACATGAGCATCTTCCCCAATCAAGGGTCAGGTGAAGAAGCTACTTCTGGGACAAGCAGATCTAATCAAGTTGACATCTATTTTCTTACTGTTACCTTAGAAGAGAGGAATACTATCCTTCATGTAGCAGCACGTACTGGTCACAACCTCAGTTTCATTGCTGAAGCTCTTAAAAGATTCCCTATTCTCATTTCCCAGACCAACTCCAAGGGTGAAACAGCCCTTCATGTCTCGGCCAGGCAAGGCAACAAGGAGATCACCAAACTTCTCGTCACATTTTACCGTGATGCTGAGGCAGCTGCAGCTGGACAAAATGGTAGTATGCCTTTATGGAGGGTGAAAAATTCAGAAGGGGATACACCTCTTCACACCGCAATCAAAAGAGGCAAAATTCAAGTCGCGTTGTTCCTTATAAGTGTTGATAATAGCTTGGCTATCTCTGTCAACAATTCCAGAGAAACTCCTTTGCATTTGGCAGCAAAAATTTGCTCCAGGATTGGTGGTAATTTAGTGTTTTTTTAA
- the LOC110797653 gene encoding peroxidase 5-like, with protein sequence MIMSSIRKCLQISTLTLAFPILVLLSLTSSSEADLQPGFYMQSCPMAEFIIKDEVRQAFFSDRGYAAGLVRLHFHDCFVRGCDASVLLDSTPGNTAEKDAAANNPSLRGFDVIDNVKARLEYMCPGVVSCADILAYAARDSVEMTGGVGYDVPAGRRDGRVSKSSEATMNLPPPFADVDLLTKIFGSKGLTQEEMVILSGAHTIGRAHCTSFSKRLYNFTPSTAQDPSMNSAYAFQLQQQCPSGDAGANIVVPMDPISPTISDTGYYRDIINNRGLFTSDQTLLSDTSTANLVYQYARNPYFWGRKFADAMVRMGQIDTLTDNEGEIRRNCRVVN encoded by the exons ATGATAATGAGCTCAATTAGGAAATGTCTTCAAATTTCTACGTTGACTTTAGCCTTTCCAATCTTGGTGTTGTTAAGTTTGACTAGTTCCTCAGAAGCAGACCTTCAACCAGGGTTTTATATGCAGTCATGTCCCATGGCTGAGTTCATCATCAAAGATGAGGTTCGACAAGCATTTTTCAGCGACAGGGGATACGCTGCTGGCCTCGTCAGGCTGCACTTCCATGACTGTTTCGTTAGG GGATGTGATGCATCAGTACTCCTAGATTCAACTCCAGGAAACACAGCCGAGAAAGATGCAGCAGCTAATAATCCTAGCCTACGAGGGTTTGATGTCATTGATAATGTAAAGGCTCGACTTGAATATATGTGTCCAGGAGTTGTGTCATGTGCTGATATACTAGCCTATGCTGCGAGAGACAGTGTTGAAATG ACTGGAGGAGTTGGCTATGATGTTCCTGCAGGAAGACGAGACGGTAGAGTCTCTAAATCTTCAGAGGCCACCATGAACCTGCCTCCACCATTTGCCGATGTTGATCTACTCACTAAAATATTTGGCAGCAAAGGATTAACACAAGAAGAGATGGTTATCTTATctg GAGCTCATACCATAGGTCGCGCTCACTGCACTTCCTTCAGCAAAAGGCTGTACAATTTCACCCCATCAACAGCACAAGACCCCAGCATGAACTCCGCGTATGCATTTCAACTACAGCAGCAGTGCCCATCAGGGGATGCTGGTGCTAACATTGTGGTTCCAATGGACCCTATTAGCCCCACTATTTCTGACACTGGCTACTACCGGGACATCATCAACAACCGTGGTTTGTTCACATCTGATCAGACTCTCTTGTCAGACACTTCTACTGCAAATCTAGTATATCAGTATGCTCGAAATCCTTACTTCTGGGGAAGGAAGTTTGCTGATGCTATGGTGAGGATGGGTCAGATTGATACTCTTACAGACAATGAAGGAGAAATTCGAAGGAATTGTAGGGTGGTAAACTAA